From a region of the Triticum aestivum cultivar Chinese Spring chromosome 7D, IWGSC CS RefSeq v2.1, whole genome shotgun sequence genome:
- the LOC123169798 gene encoding uncharacterized protein isoform X1 codes for MEAAAARKEWRAVPDAPPRTNGAEDAAERVKMAQSEGRAIYQDESGGLDDFCSITIDGTGGLSEDILQQRLQSIVRQREELQQVEIDLRAQAIAHPQIIEVQRRFGEATKEHLVAAEKLKEQLHEREKYILELEMKLDDTHRELDALKIDHQTVWANQDLLREQTKEIASFRRERDNSEAERAQHLKQIHDLQEHLREKESQYLALEEQHRVAQDNILYKDEQLRDAHAWITRVQEMDILQSQSLQAELRERTDQFGQCWATFQQQYVEMQQGFLHTIQRLQLELIELRDRTGEQEDVSQAAQEGSAEASYVQSKGSNMAANGSALADGNQSTNDSFKGNNAHAVPVVPSLLGLSGFVPPGQMAGMHSYMLHPQGIPQSLASPNSGVPQFGTFQPTIQPTLHWPNQQEAQAASQTPDATNYHPSQSDQNALQPAASNNVELSSGQNQVTHPENLTAHGEQEQRSTSVVADSTHEPKVMESNVTEHFYNEEQKAHDSSSNASSTGKFERQEERSESKGEKVASGKQPVEHVPRKQNQASDSASDSAGSTTQIHMNNMVPELKSNVVNQSDTLTSAGGGVGSLLPKEPVLLDERCLLACIVRAVPAGSDNRIRISSTLPNRLGKMLAPLHWHDYKKNYGKLDDFVASHNELFVIEGDFIHLREGAQQIISATTAAAKIAAAAAAASSASYSSLLPSVAVTPVAHNTRQKRGPVVDSRSSNSMPSGNGSTTAKFGNQHQVNGFSDEVRAGQSSRHTAAANGGRHERVGPPTHDKIPGARHGYGGKQQGRSAGTEFSSRR; via the exons AtggaggccgcggcggcgcgcAAGGAGTGGCGCGCCGTCCCCGACGCCCCGCCCCGCACCAATGGCGCCGAG GATGCTGCGGAGCGCGTGAAGATGGCGCAGTCCGAGGGCAGGGCCATCTACCAG GATGAGTCGGGAGGGCTGGATGACTTCTGCTCGATCACCATTGATGGGACCGGTGGGCTCAGCGAGGACATCCTGCAGCAGCGCCTGCAGAGCATCGTGCGACAGCGGGAGGAGCTGCAGCAGGTGGAGATCGACCTGCGTGCACAGGCCATCGCCCACCCACAGATCATCGAGGTGCAGCGCCGATTCGGGGAGGCTACCAAGGAGCATCTAGTAGCAGCTGAAAAGCTCAAG GAACAACTACATGAACGGGAGAAGTACATTCTTGAGTTGGAAATGAAATTGGATGATACACATAGGGAATTGGATGCTTTGAAGATTGACCATCAAACG GTATGGGCTAATCAGGATCTTCTTAGAGAACAGACCAAGGAAATCGCAAGTTTCAG AAGGGAGCGTGATAATTCTGAAGCTGAAAGAGCCCAACATCTTAAACAAATTCATGATCTGCAAGAACATCTGCGAGAAAAGGAAAGCCAGTATCTTGCATTAGAGGAACAG CATAGGGTTGCTCAAGACAACATTCTTTATAAAGATGAACAGTTGAGGGATGCTCATGCTTGGATTACACGAGTTCAAGAAATGGATATCTTGCAGTCTCAATCACTACAAGCTGAGTTGCGTGAGCGTACTGATCAGTTTGGTCAATGTTGGGCCACTTTCCAGCAACAG TATGTTGAAATGCAGCAAGGTTTTCTGCATACAATACAACGACTCCAGCTAGAACTTATTGAGTTAAGAGACCGTACTGGAGAACAAGAAGATGTTTCGCAAGCTGCTCAGGAGGGTTCAGCTGAAGCGTCATATGTTCAAAGCAAGGGAAGCAACATGGCTGCAAATGGTAGTGCATTAGCAGATGGCAATCAGTCCACAAATGACTCCTTTAAG GGAAATAATGCCCATGCTGTACCTGTTGTTCCATCACTATTGGGACTAAGTGGTTTTGTTCCTCCTGGGCAGATGGCTGGGATGCATTCTTATATGCTGCATCCTCAAGGCATTCCTCAATCTTTAGCCTCGCCCAACTCTGGTGTTCCTCAATTTGGTACTTTTCAGCCTACAATCCAACCCACCTTACACTGGCCTAATCAACAG GAAGCACAAGCTGCCTCACAAACACCTGATGCAACAAACTATCACCCATCACAATCAGATCAGAATGCATTACAACCAGCTGCTAGCAACAATGTTGAGCTGTCGTCTGGGCAGAATCAGGTGACCCATCCAGAGAATCTTACAGCACATGGCGAGCAAGAACAACGTTCCACGAGTGTGGTTGCTGACTCAACTCATGAACCAAAG GTCATGGAATCCAATGTTACTGAACATTTTTACAATGAAGAGCAAAAAGCCCATGATTCATCTTCGAATGCCAGCTCTACTGGAAAGTTTGAACGCCAAGAAGAAAGATCGGAATCAAAG GGCGAGAAAGTTGCATCTGGCAAGCAGCCTGTGGAGCATGTACCTAGGAAGCAGAATCAAGCTTCAGATTCTGCTTCAGATTCTGCTGGGTCAACAACCCAGATCCACATGAACAATATGGTGCCAGAGTTAAAGTCTAATGTTGTGAATCAGTCCGACACACTTACATCCGCAGGTGGTGGTGTGGGTTCATTGTTACCAAAGGAGCCTGTCCTTCTAGATGAAAGATGTCTTCTAGCCTGCATCGTTCGTGCAGTCCCTGCTGGATCTGATAACCGAATCAGGATAAGTTCAACT CTGCCAAATAGGCTTGGGAAAATGTTGGCCCCTCTTCATTGGCATGACTATAAGAAAAATTATGGGAAGCTAGATGATTTTGTGGCTTCTCACAATGAG CTTTTTGTGATTGAGGGAGATTTCATTCACCTTCGTGAAGGGGCACAACAGATCATTTCAGCTACAACAGCTGCTGCTAaaattgctgctgctgctgcggctgcaTCATCTGCTTCTTACTCATCGTTGCTGCCTTCAGTTGCTGTTACTCCTGTGGCACACAACACTCGTCAAAAGAGAGGACCTGTTGTTGATTCCAGATCTTCAAATTCAATGCCATCAGGAAATGGCTCTACTACAGCTAAATTTGGCAATCAACACCAAGTGAATGGCTTTTCTGATGAAGTTCGAGCTGGGCAGTCATCAAGGCACACAGCTGCTGCCAATGGGGGAAGACATGAACGAGTTGGTCCCCCTACACATGACAAAATCCCAGGTGCCAGACATGGTTATGGAGGAAAGCAACAGGGCAG ATCTGCTGGGACCGAATTCAGTTCAAGAAGATAA
- the LOC123169798 gene encoding uncharacterized protein isoform X2: MEAAAARKEWRAVPDAPPRTNGAEDAAERVKMAQSEGRAIYQDESGGLDDFCSITIDGTGGLSEDILQQRLQSIVRQREELQQVEIDLRAQAIAHPQIIEVQRRFGEATKEHLVAAEKLKEQLHEREKYILELEMKLDDTHRELDALKIDHQTVWANQDLLREQTKEIASFRERDNSEAERAQHLKQIHDLQEHLREKESQYLALEEQHRVAQDNILYKDEQLRDAHAWITRVQEMDILQSQSLQAELRERTDQFGQCWATFQQQYVEMQQGFLHTIQRLQLELIELRDRTGEQEDVSQAAQEGSAEASYVQSKGSNMAANGSALADGNQSTNDSFKGNNAHAVPVVPSLLGLSGFVPPGQMAGMHSYMLHPQGIPQSLASPNSGVPQFGTFQPTIQPTLHWPNQQEAQAASQTPDATNYHPSQSDQNALQPAASNNVELSSGQNQVTHPENLTAHGEQEQRSTSVVADSTHEPKVMESNVTEHFYNEEQKAHDSSSNASSTGKFERQEERSESKGEKVASGKQPVEHVPRKQNQASDSASDSAGSTTQIHMNNMVPELKSNVVNQSDTLTSAGGGVGSLLPKEPVLLDERCLLACIVRAVPAGSDNRIRISSTLPNRLGKMLAPLHWHDYKKNYGKLDDFVASHNELFVIEGDFIHLREGAQQIISATTAAAKIAAAAAAASSASYSSLLPSVAVTPVAHNTRQKRGPVVDSRSSNSMPSGNGSTTAKFGNQHQVNGFSDEVRAGQSSRHTAAANGGRHERVGPPTHDKIPGARHGYGGKQQGRSAGTEFSSRR; the protein is encoded by the exons AtggaggccgcggcggcgcgcAAGGAGTGGCGCGCCGTCCCCGACGCCCCGCCCCGCACCAATGGCGCCGAG GATGCTGCGGAGCGCGTGAAGATGGCGCAGTCCGAGGGCAGGGCCATCTACCAG GATGAGTCGGGAGGGCTGGATGACTTCTGCTCGATCACCATTGATGGGACCGGTGGGCTCAGCGAGGACATCCTGCAGCAGCGCCTGCAGAGCATCGTGCGACAGCGGGAGGAGCTGCAGCAGGTGGAGATCGACCTGCGTGCACAGGCCATCGCCCACCCACAGATCATCGAGGTGCAGCGCCGATTCGGGGAGGCTACCAAGGAGCATCTAGTAGCAGCTGAAAAGCTCAAG GAACAACTACATGAACGGGAGAAGTACATTCTTGAGTTGGAAATGAAATTGGATGATACACATAGGGAATTGGATGCTTTGAAGATTGACCATCAAACG GTATGGGCTAATCAGGATCTTCTTAGAGAACAGACCAAGGAAATCGCAAGTTTCAG GGAGCGTGATAATTCTGAAGCTGAAAGAGCCCAACATCTTAAACAAATTCATGATCTGCAAGAACATCTGCGAGAAAAGGAAAGCCAGTATCTTGCATTAGAGGAACAG CATAGGGTTGCTCAAGACAACATTCTTTATAAAGATGAACAGTTGAGGGATGCTCATGCTTGGATTACACGAGTTCAAGAAATGGATATCTTGCAGTCTCAATCACTACAAGCTGAGTTGCGTGAGCGTACTGATCAGTTTGGTCAATGTTGGGCCACTTTCCAGCAACAG TATGTTGAAATGCAGCAAGGTTTTCTGCATACAATACAACGACTCCAGCTAGAACTTATTGAGTTAAGAGACCGTACTGGAGAACAAGAAGATGTTTCGCAAGCTGCTCAGGAGGGTTCAGCTGAAGCGTCATATGTTCAAAGCAAGGGAAGCAACATGGCTGCAAATGGTAGTGCATTAGCAGATGGCAATCAGTCCACAAATGACTCCTTTAAG GGAAATAATGCCCATGCTGTACCTGTTGTTCCATCACTATTGGGACTAAGTGGTTTTGTTCCTCCTGGGCAGATGGCTGGGATGCATTCTTATATGCTGCATCCTCAAGGCATTCCTCAATCTTTAGCCTCGCCCAACTCTGGTGTTCCTCAATTTGGTACTTTTCAGCCTACAATCCAACCCACCTTACACTGGCCTAATCAACAG GAAGCACAAGCTGCCTCACAAACACCTGATGCAACAAACTATCACCCATCACAATCAGATCAGAATGCATTACAACCAGCTGCTAGCAACAATGTTGAGCTGTCGTCTGGGCAGAATCAGGTGACCCATCCAGAGAATCTTACAGCACATGGCGAGCAAGAACAACGTTCCACGAGTGTGGTTGCTGACTCAACTCATGAACCAAAG GTCATGGAATCCAATGTTACTGAACATTTTTACAATGAAGAGCAAAAAGCCCATGATTCATCTTCGAATGCCAGCTCTACTGGAAAGTTTGAACGCCAAGAAGAAAGATCGGAATCAAAG GGCGAGAAAGTTGCATCTGGCAAGCAGCCTGTGGAGCATGTACCTAGGAAGCAGAATCAAGCTTCAGATTCTGCTTCAGATTCTGCTGGGTCAACAACCCAGATCCACATGAACAATATGGTGCCAGAGTTAAAGTCTAATGTTGTGAATCAGTCCGACACACTTACATCCGCAGGTGGTGGTGTGGGTTCATTGTTACCAAAGGAGCCTGTCCTTCTAGATGAAAGATGTCTTCTAGCCTGCATCGTTCGTGCAGTCCCTGCTGGATCTGATAACCGAATCAGGATAAGTTCAACT CTGCCAAATAGGCTTGGGAAAATGTTGGCCCCTCTTCATTGGCATGACTATAAGAAAAATTATGGGAAGCTAGATGATTTTGTGGCTTCTCACAATGAG CTTTTTGTGATTGAGGGAGATTTCATTCACCTTCGTGAAGGGGCACAACAGATCATTTCAGCTACAACAGCTGCTGCTAaaattgctgctgctgctgcggctgcaTCATCTGCTTCTTACTCATCGTTGCTGCCTTCAGTTGCTGTTACTCCTGTGGCACACAACACTCGTCAAAAGAGAGGACCTGTTGTTGATTCCAGATCTTCAAATTCAATGCCATCAGGAAATGGCTCTACTACAGCTAAATTTGGCAATCAACACCAAGTGAATGGCTTTTCTGATGAAGTTCGAGCTGGGCAGTCATCAAGGCACACAGCTGCTGCCAATGGGGGAAGACATGAACGAGTTGGTCCCCCTACACATGACAAAATCCCAGGTGCCAGACATGGTTATGGAGGAAAGCAACAGGGCAG ATCTGCTGGGACCGAATTCAGTTCAAGAAGATAA